The following are encoded in a window of Gemmatimonadales bacterium genomic DNA:
- a CDS encoding HEAT repeat domain-containing protein encodes MPTPMERLDRLEAAAKGPDAEHAILAALEDETLAVRERAIRLAARYVEPAVLAELVADGENAVRRNAGLAALERQGPYAVPHLTSMLARGDAELAMFALQSLSRIGDASAGSAILPLLHHPDLNVAQAAVEAAGRLRVQTAVPHLIMLLGGDLWLQLAAIAALGEIGDTRAVRPLMALVPDSVLAEPAVQAVRRIAAPESLEPLLVLLPKVRERALRDPLLLALGVVIELHPDPAPAAMRARAELGEAAEEMVEYLKGMVSPIAIVDDGGEAESLFRAATALVAAAGIEELEPPLLARLAIDDEAAWIEGLFRRFPDGISVRIEQLLEQPDPDVRCGALRVAAFGEGDLSRVIVQLSDSHAHVRAAACHALGYIGLDAVAPLLIERLRRGETLEQAAAAQALAQLSVEALGELDDCLQPDTDEAVAAHALDVLSRRPVQALEARVVRLTESRNPVVRGAALRAAAQIPGSAVDVILLRALADRHVPIQRQALELLVHRGGERSVATMVVLLGTADSLRFHVIRALGHCRAPSAAEPLRSLYSRCGPHEQLQVVWSLIRIAPPWITSFLRERLAEPSLEMRRAAAQGLSEVAGVDQLPVLIPLATDADWNIRNEAARALGRLGTPETRAVLLTLVRDVESVVAATARASLELLPRQVSRIPA; translated from the coding sequence ATGCCGACCCCAATGGAGCGTCTGGACCGGCTCGAGGCAGCCGCCAAAGGTCCAGACGCAGAGCACGCGATTCTCGCCGCGCTGGAAGACGAGACCCTCGCGGTCCGGGAGCGCGCCATCCGGCTGGCCGCCCGCTATGTCGAGCCGGCGGTCCTGGCCGAGCTGGTAGCGGATGGCGAGAACGCGGTGCGCCGGAACGCCGGGCTCGCCGCGCTGGAGCGCCAGGGGCCCTACGCGGTCCCCCACCTCACCAGCATGCTCGCCCGGGGCGACGCCGAGCTGGCGATGTTCGCCCTGCAGAGCCTCTCCCGGATCGGCGACGCGTCGGCCGGGTCCGCCATCTTGCCGCTGCTGCACCACCCCGATCTCAATGTGGCCCAGGCGGCGGTCGAGGCCGCCGGGCGGCTTCGGGTCCAGACCGCGGTGCCCCACCTGATCATGCTGCTCGGCGGTGACCTCTGGCTACAGCTCGCCGCCATTGCTGCGCTGGGCGAGATCGGTGATACCCGGGCCGTCCGCCCACTCATGGCGCTGGTGCCCGACTCGGTGCTCGCCGAGCCCGCCGTGCAGGCCGTCCGGAGAATTGCGGCGCCCGAATCGCTGGAGCCGCTGCTGGTGCTGCTGCCCAAAGTGCGGGAACGGGCTCTCCGCGATCCGCTCCTGCTGGCGCTCGGCGTGGTGATCGAGCTGCACCCGGATCCGGCACCCGCGGCGATGCGGGCACGGGCCGAGCTGGGCGAGGCAGCGGAGGAGATGGTCGAGTATCTCAAGGGCATGGTGAGCCCGATCGCGATCGTCGACGACGGCGGCGAGGCCGAGAGCCTGTTCCGGGCGGCAACGGCGCTGGTGGCGGCGGCGGGGATCGAGGAGCTGGAGCCACCGCTGCTGGCTCGGCTCGCGATCGACGATGAGGCAGCGTGGATCGAAGGGCTCTTCCGCCGCTTCCCCGACGGAATCAGTGTCCGCATCGAGCAGCTGCTCGAGCAGCCCGACCCGGACGTCCGCTGCGGCGCCCTCCGGGTGGCCGCCTTCGGCGAAGGCGACCTCTCCCGGGTCATCGTCCAGCTGAGCGATTCTCACGCGCACGTTCGCGCCGCGGCCTGCCACGCGCTGGGCTACATCGGCCTGGATGCGGTGGCACCGCTGCTGATCGAGCGGCTCCGGCGAGGCGAGACTCTGGAGCAGGCCGCGGCGGCCCAGGCGTTGGCGCAGTTGAGCGTCGAGGCGCTGGGCGAGCTGGATGACTGCCTCCAGCCGGACACGGACGAAGCCGTGGCGGCGCACGCGCTCGATGTCCTGTCGCGCCGCCCGGTCCAGGCTCTGGAGGCGCGGGTCGTGCGGCTCACCGAGTCGCGGAATCCGGTGGTGCGCGGCGCCGCCCTTCGCGCGGCGGCCCAGATTCCAGGCTCGGCGGTGGACGTGATCCTGCTTCGGGCCCTCGCCGACCGGCACGTGCCGATCCAGCGTCAGGCGCTGGAGCTGCTGGTGCACCGGGGCGGGGAGCGTTCCGTCGCCACCATGGTGGTGCTGCTCGGCACGGCCGACTCGCTTCGCTTCCACGTCATCCGCGCGCTGGGGCACTGCCGGGCGCCCAGCGCGGCGGAGCCGCTCAGGAGTCTCTATTCCCGCTGTGGGCCGCACGAGCAGCTGCAGGTCGTCTGGTCGCTCATCCGCATCGCCCCGCCCTGGATCACCAGCTTCCTCCGGGAACGGCTGGCCGAGCCCAGTCTGGAGATGCGGCGTGCCGCGGCTCAAGGTCTCTCGGAGGTGGCCGGAGTGGATCAGCTGCCGGTGCTCATCCCACTGGCCACCGACGCCGACTGGAACATCCGGAACGAGGCCGCCCGTGCACTCGGCCGGTTGGGCACGCCCGAGACGCGCGCGGTGCTCCTCACGCTGGTCCGCGACGTCGAGTCCGTGGTGGCGGCCACCGCCCGGGCCTCCCTGGAGCTGCTGCCCCGACAGGTCTCGCGCATACCCGCATGA
- a CDS encoding protein-glutamate O-methyltransferase CheR gives MNGVDPGDFKLLTDLIQERFGLTLQGVRQEIFASRLAPRLRELHLDSPRDYYEYLRFHPERDAEFAKLPAMVTNNETYFFREPHQFDLLIKHVLPERRDALRARPLRILSAGCSSGEEPYSLGMTLHDAGLPLTGISWEIDACDLNPDRIAKARDATYEETSLRACDPDMRRRYFVEDGRRFQVKPRYRGGLRFFQANLLAPNGQLGWGVYDAILCRNLLIYFGETAFDSVIKLFARCLLPGGYLFLGHSESLIDRSTAFEPVVMGSVIYRKTPAGT, from the coding sequence ATGAACGGAGTCGATCCGGGCGACTTCAAGCTGCTCACTGATCTGATCCAGGAACGCTTCGGCCTCACCCTACAGGGCGTGCGGCAGGAGATCTTCGCCAGCCGGCTCGCGCCCCGGCTCCGCGAGCTGCACCTGGATTCACCCCGCGACTACTACGAGTATCTCCGCTTCCATCCGGAGCGGGACGCCGAGTTCGCCAAGCTGCCCGCGATGGTGACCAACAACGAGACCTACTTCTTCCGCGAGCCGCACCAGTTCGACCTGCTGATCAAGCACGTACTTCCCGAGCGGCGGGACGCGCTCCGCGCCCGGCCGCTGCGCATCCTGTCGGCCGGCTGCTCGTCGGGCGAGGAGCCGTACTCCCTGGGGATGACCCTGCACGATGCCGGGCTGCCGCTCACCGGGATCAGCTGGGAGATCGACGCCTGCGATCTCAATCCCGATCGGATCGCGAAGGCACGGGACGCGACCTACGAAGAGACCTCGCTTCGAGCCTGCGATCCCGATATGCGCCGCCGCTACTTCGTCGAGGACGGCCGGCGCTTTCAGGTAAAGCCGAGATATCGTGGCGGACTGCGCTTCTTTCAGGCCAACCTGCTTGCGCCAAACGGCCAGCTGGGCTGGGGCGTCTATGACGCCATCCTCTGCCGGAATCTGCTGATCTATTTCGGCGAGACGGCGTTCGACAGCGTGATCAAGCTGTTCGCCCGCTGCCTGCTGCCGGGGGGCTATCTGTTCCTGGGGCATTCCGAGTCCCTGATCGACCGGAGCACCGCGTTCGAGCCGGTGGTGATGGGCAGCGTCATCTATCGGAAGACGCCGGCGGGAACGTGA
- the cheB gene encoding chemotaxis-specific protein-glutamate methyltransferase CheB: MTRIFLVDDSAFVRRALTRVLATEPGFRVVGEAASGEEAIAKVPLADPDFVTLDVGLPGMDGLAVLGALLRWKPSLKVVMLSAHTQAGAAATLAALAGGAVDVIDKTRFSVMDLEILRREVVDRLNALASTARRAARPAVPDASDTLSVAAEEIRRCELCVIGASTGGPAAVQRILQSVPTQFPMPIVIVQHMPQGFTAPFAQRLDSLCRLQVEEAVEGDQLRPGRVVIAQAGQHLRIGPNLALTLSPDPRDAKHTPSVDVTMRSAARLRPGSVLGILLTGMGEDGADGMCAIRSSGGLTIAEAEASCVVYGMPRAAVRRGGATWELPLLEIADLLAGLEPRRGRTGETLDIRRRSAQPDMF; encoded by the coding sequence GTGACCCGGATCTTCCTGGTCGACGACTCAGCCTTCGTGCGGCGCGCGCTCACCCGGGTGCTGGCCACCGAGCCCGGCTTCCGCGTGGTGGGCGAAGCCGCGTCGGGAGAAGAGGCGATCGCCAAGGTTCCCTTGGCCGACCCGGACTTCGTGACTCTGGACGTGGGTCTGCCGGGCATGGACGGCCTCGCGGTCCTCGGGGCCCTGCTTCGGTGGAAGCCGTCGCTCAAGGTCGTCATGCTCTCGGCGCATACCCAGGCCGGCGCGGCCGCGACCCTCGCGGCGCTGGCGGGCGGAGCGGTGGACGTGATCGACAAGACCCGGTTCAGCGTCATGGACCTGGAGATCCTGCGCCGGGAGGTGGTGGACCGGCTCAACGCGCTGGCCTCGACCGCGCGGCGCGCTGCCCGCCCGGCGGTCCCGGACGCGAGCGACACGCTGAGCGTGGCGGCCGAGGAGATCCGGCGCTGCGAGCTGTGCGTGATCGGCGCCTCCACCGGTGGTCCGGCCGCGGTGCAGCGCATCCTCCAGTCGGTGCCGACCCAGTTCCCCATGCCGATCGTGATCGTGCAGCACATGCCCCAGGGATTCACCGCGCCGTTCGCGCAGCGGCTCGACTCGCTCTGCCGTCTCCAGGTCGAGGAGGCGGTCGAGGGTGATCAGCTCCGGCCGGGCCGGGTAGTGATCGCGCAGGCGGGGCAGCATCTCAGGATAGGTCCCAACCTGGCCCTGACGCTCTCGCCCGATCCCCGCGACGCGAAGCACACGCCCAGCGTGGACGTGACGATGCGCTCGGCGGCACGGCTTCGGCCCGGCAGCGTCCTGGGCATTCTGCTCACCGGCATGGGTGAGGACGGGGCGGACGGGATGTGCGCGATTCGGAGCAGCGGGGGCCTCACCATCGCCGAAGCCGAGGCGAGCTGCGTCGTCTACGGCATGCCGCGGGCGGCCGTGCGCCGGGGCGGCGCCACCTGGGAGCTTCCGTTGCTGGAGATCGCGGACCTGCTCGCCGGGCTGGAGCCGCGGCGGGGGCGGACCGGCGAGACACTCGATATCCGGCGGAGATCGGCCCAGCCCGATATGTTTTGA
- a CDS encoding response regulator yields the protein MTQVDDTRTREAPGGWILVADANPDAREYITRLLSHRWSITSVADGRAALQAAHEQSPDLIISDVNTPGLDGMGLLRTLRTDPLRARIPVVLVSTRVGDQSRIEALEAGADDYLVQPFSARELVARVESTIALARLREQGEAAARVSEERYRAFIEQSSEGVWRIELDQPVAVTLSADEQIDRFYAHGRLAECNDAMARMYGFEHASELVGTALADLVPRSDPANLAFLHAFIDANYRLYDAESHEIDRHGQARYFLNNFVGILDQGRLVRAWGTQRDVTDRKVAEERLLQAQRMEAVGRLAGGVAHEANNQMSVILGSVAFLLGRGDLPDEVREDVEQIQRAAERTASVTTQLLAFSRRQVLQIQWLDLNTTVAGMESTLRRTMGEEVTVVLRIQDVSGSIVADPGQLERALLNLALNARDAMPGGGRLTIETGTIVLTEAYARLKPGVAIQPGAYAVLAVSDTGHGMDRETLAQAFEPFFTTKGLGKGTGLGLSTVYGFVKQSDGYVWAYSEPGQGTVVKVYLPLVDLPTEAGAPARSIAPPAVIGRTVLVVEDEPQVRRMAARALAQAGHRVLEAADGRDAISLLARAGQGIDLVLTDVAMPGMSGRELAERLREARPDVRVIFMSGYADDEIVRRGLLDPEQPFIQKPFTPAVLVQRVAELTEQWLPASSPPIP from the coding sequence ATGACTCAGGTGGACGACACGCGTACCCGGGAGGCGCCCGGCGGTTGGATCCTGGTCGCGGACGCCAACCCCGACGCCCGCGAATACATCACCCGGCTGCTCAGCCACCGGTGGAGCATCACCAGCGTGGCCGACGGGCGGGCCGCCCTCCAGGCGGCGCACGAGCAATCGCCCGATCTGATTATCAGCGATGTGAATACCCCGGGCCTCGATGGGATGGGCCTGTTGCGCACTCTCCGGACCGATCCGTTGCGGGCCCGTATTCCGGTGGTGCTGGTCTCCACTCGGGTCGGTGACCAGTCGCGGATCGAGGCGTTGGAGGCCGGGGCGGACGATTATCTGGTGCAGCCGTTCTCTGCCCGCGAGCTGGTGGCGCGAGTAGAATCGACCATCGCGCTGGCACGGCTGCGGGAGCAGGGTGAGGCGGCAGCCCGGGTCAGCGAGGAACGCTACCGCGCGTTCATCGAGCAATCCTCCGAAGGGGTCTGGCGGATAGAGCTCGACCAGCCGGTGGCGGTGACCCTTTCGGCGGACGAGCAGATCGATCGCTTCTATGCCCATGGCCGGCTGGCCGAGTGCAATGACGCGATGGCCCGCATGTACGGGTTCGAGCACGCGTCCGAGCTGGTCGGCACCGCCCTGGCGGACCTGGTGCCCCGGTCCGATCCCGCCAATCTCGCATTCCTGCACGCCTTCATCGACGCCAACTACCGCCTGTACGACGCCGAGTCGCACGAGATCGATCGGCACGGGCAGGCGCGATACTTTCTGAACAACTTCGTCGGCATCCTGGATCAGGGACGCCTGGTACGCGCCTGGGGGACCCAGCGCGACGTGACCGACCGGAAAGTGGCCGAGGAGCGGCTGCTGCAGGCGCAGCGTATGGAGGCCGTGGGGCGTCTCGCTGGTGGGGTGGCCCACGAGGCCAACAATCAGATGTCCGTCATCCTGGGAAGTGTCGCCTTCCTGTTGGGCCGCGGCGATCTGCCGGACGAGGTGCGGGAGGACGTCGAGCAGATTCAACGGGCGGCCGAACGGACCGCCAGCGTCACCACTCAGCTCCTGGCCTTCAGCCGGCGCCAGGTGCTCCAGATTCAGTGGCTCGACCTCAACACGACCGTGGCGGGAATGGAGTCGACGCTCCGTCGGACCATGGGCGAAGAGGTCACTGTGGTGCTGCGGATCCAGGACGTGTCCGGGAGCATCGTGGCCGATCCGGGCCAGCTGGAGCGGGCCCTGCTCAATCTGGCCTTGAACGCGCGCGACGCGATGCCCGGCGGCGGGCGTCTCACCATCGAGACCGGCACCATCGTGCTCACCGAGGCGTACGCCCGGCTCAAACCCGGCGTGGCGATTCAACCCGGGGCCTACGCGGTGCTCGCCGTGAGCGATACTGGACACGGCATGGATCGGGAGACGCTGGCCCAGGCGTTCGAGCCGTTCTTCACGACCAAGGGCCTGGGCAAAGGCACCGGACTCGGCCTCTCGACGGTCTATGGCTTCGTGAAGCAGTCGGACGGGTACGTCTGGGCCTACAGCGAGCCGGGGCAGGGCACAGTGGTGAAGGTCTATCTGCCGCTGGTGGACCTCCCGACAGAAGCCGGCGCTCCAGCTCGGTCCATCGCGCCGCCGGCCGTCATCGGGCGGACGGTGCTTGTAGTGGAGGACGAGCCGCAGGTGCGTCGAATGGCGGCGCGAGCGCTCGCCCAGGCCGGCCACCGGGTGTTGGAGGCGGCCGACGGCCGGGATGCCATCAGCCTGCTGGCCCGGGCCGGGCAGGGAATCGACCTGGTGCTCACCGATGTTGCGATGCCTGGGATGAGCGGGCGCGAGCTGGCGGAGCGGCTGCGGGAGGCGCGGCCCGACGTGCGGGTGATATTCATGAGCGGCTACGCCGACGACGAGATCGTGCGGCGGGGCCTGCTGGATCCGGAACAGCCGTTCATCCAGAAGCCGTTCACTCCGGCGGTCCTTGTCCAGCGGGTGGCCGAGCTCACGGAACAGTGGCTGCCTGCCTCCTCGCCTCCGATCCCTTAG
- a CDS encoding DUF2723 domain-containing protein, which produces MTPDSQDRPPYLWATGTFVLVFLVYILTLAPTTAFWDTSEYIAAAKVLGIPHPPGNPLFTILAHTWGLLPLAKSYAERINLFAAVTSAGAAGFWFLVAERWLRGIVAHRPARYAAAFGGVLVGATSWSVWNQSTVNEKVYTVSLFSIALVMWLVVRWGDDAPGPHRDRWLVLIAYVLALTSTNHLMGLLAVPALVVYVLWTDWRVLTRPPVLIGVAVAAVVGISLNYLWLPLRAAQYPPINEGEPVGFFSHALSDVLNRVQYGKPALDQRQASFAAQLGNFWQYFSWQFARDWGRFASVATALFTVLGLSGLWALWKSDRRAGIAGLALLGTLSVGLVYYMNFKYGFSQYPDQASLPREVRERDYFFIGSFAVFGAFVACGLGALMQGIVDSLRGRGTELNRWLAASPVLALAFIPLAGNHITASRAHETMARDFAYDILQSVEPYGILITAGDNDTFPLWYAQEVEGIRPDVTLANLSLMNTEWHLRQLRRRETPPFDPSRAAALWKRFPVPPRPTTPVLKLTQPEVDSLPEAMQVPANGGITFDSLQIRFGQDVLLRQDLATIFLIRDNMGKRPVFFSWSDGGYPDQTLGLSAYLVTHGFVRKLMPTPVTASDSVVLSTGLGYLNLPRTKALLWGVYHWQTAARDRPRGWVDQPSGSILQLYSVVYGGAARAFEAAGDTALAVRSDSVARRVTSELNRGLAP; this is translated from the coding sequence ATGACACCCGACTCGCAGGACCGCCCACCGTACCTCTGGGCGACCGGCACCTTCGTCCTGGTCTTCCTGGTGTACATCCTGACGCTGGCGCCGACCACGGCGTTCTGGGATACTTCGGAGTACATCGCCGCCGCCAAGGTGCTCGGCATCCCCCACCCGCCGGGCAACCCGCTGTTCACCATCCTGGCGCATACCTGGGGCCTGCTCCCGCTCGCGAAGTCCTACGCGGAGCGGATCAACCTGTTCGCGGCCGTCACCAGCGCCGGCGCGGCCGGCTTCTGGTTCCTCGTCGCCGAGCGGTGGCTGCGGGGGATCGTGGCGCACCGGCCGGCGCGCTACGCGGCGGCCTTCGGCGGAGTCCTGGTGGGCGCCACGTCGTGGTCGGTCTGGAACCAGTCGACCGTGAACGAGAAGGTGTACACCGTCTCGCTCTTCTCGATCGCGCTGGTCATGTGGCTGGTGGTGCGCTGGGGCGACGATGCCCCCGGCCCCCACCGCGACCGCTGGCTGGTGCTCATCGCCTACGTGCTCGCGCTCACCTCCACCAACCACCTGATGGGTCTGTTGGCGGTCCCGGCACTGGTGGTCTACGTCCTCTGGACCGATTGGCGCGTGCTCACCCGGCCGCCGGTACTCATCGGCGTGGCCGTGGCGGCGGTGGTCGGAATCTCGCTCAACTATCTCTGGCTGCCGCTCCGGGCCGCGCAGTACCCGCCGATCAACGAGGGAGAGCCCGTCGGCTTCTTCAGCCATGCGCTGAGTGACGTGCTCAACCGGGTGCAATACGGCAAGCCTGCGCTGGACCAGCGGCAGGCCAGCTTTGCGGCCCAGCTGGGCAACTTCTGGCAATACTTCTCCTGGCAGTTTGCCCGGGACTGGGGGCGATTCGCCAGCGTGGCGACGGCACTGTTCACCGTGCTGGGCTTGAGCGGGCTCTGGGCGCTGTGGAAGTCCGATCGGCGCGCCGGTATCGCCGGACTGGCGCTGCTCGGGACGCTGTCGGTGGGCCTGGTGTACTACATGAACTTCAAGTACGGCTTCTCCCAGTACCCCGACCAAGCGTCACTCCCCCGCGAGGTCCGCGAGCGCGACTATTTCTTCATCGGCTCCTTCGCCGTGTTCGGTGCCTTCGTGGCCTGCGGACTGGGGGCGCTCATGCAGGGCATCGTCGATTCCCTGCGCGGCCGGGGCACCGAGCTCAACCGCTGGCTGGCCGCGAGCCCGGTGCTGGCGCTCGCCTTCATTCCCCTGGCCGGCAATCACATCACGGCCAGCCGCGCCCACGAGACGATGGCGCGCGACTTCGCTTACGACATTCTTCAGTCGGTCGAGCCCTACGGCATCCTGATCACGGCGGGCGACAACGACACCTTCCCGCTGTGGTACGCTCAGGAAGTGGAGGGGATCCGGCCCGACGTGACGCTGGCCAACCTGTCGCTCATGAACACCGAGTGGCACCTGCGGCAGCTGCGGCGGAGGGAGACCCCTCCCTTCGACCCGTCTCGCGCGGCCGCCCTGTGGAAGCGCTTCCCGGTGCCGCCCCGGCCCACCACGCCGGTGCTCAAGCTCACCCAGCCGGAGGTCGACAGCCTCCCCGAGGCGATGCAGGTCCCGGCCAACGGCGGGATCACCTTCGACAGTCTGCAGATTCGGTTCGGGCAGGACGTCCTGCTGCGGCAGGACCTGGCCACGATCTTTCTCATTCGCGACAACATGGGCAAGCGGCCGGTCTTCTTCAGCTGGAGCGACGGGGGCTACCCCGACCAGACGCTCGGTCTGAGCGCCTACCTCGTCACCCACGGGTTCGTGCGGAAGCTGATGCCGACCCCGGTCACCGCGAGCGACTCGGTGGTTCTCAGCACCGGGCTCGGCTACCTCAACCTGCCGAGAACCAAGGCGCTCCTGTGGGGCGTGTATCACTGGCAGACCGCCGCGCGCGACCGGCCCCGCGGCTGGGTGGACCAGCCCTCGGGCTCGATCCTTCAGCTCTATTCGGTGGTGTACGGCGGCGCGGCACGGGCGTTCGAGGCGGCGGGAGACACCGCGCTCGCGGTGAGATCGGATTCGGTGGCGCGGCGGGTCACCTCGGAGCTCAACCGGGGGCTGGCGCCCTAG
- the purH gene encoding bifunctional phosphoribosylaminoimidazolecarboxamide formyltransferase/IMP cyclohydrolase, with the protein MPRALISVSDKRGIVVFAEGLAQLGWEIISTGGTAAALRAAGLTVTSVDQVTGFPELLDGRIKTLHPAVHGALLARRDRPEHLAAVAEHGIVPIDLVAVNLYPFQMTIARPETLFEDAVENIDIGGPSMLRSAAKNHQFVLPVVDPTDYPKVLALLRKGPIGDELRREFAAKVFAHTADYDAAIAAYLTAKEDGLPPRLGIAMERVQTLRYGENPSQRAALYVTEEPRGMRDLTQRQGKELSFNNLLDVDAAMWAVACWSNRPACGVIKHTTPCGVAVASSALEAFRKARATDPVSAFGSVVAFNTVVDRATAEAMSDLFVEVVVAPSFHEEALRVFAAKKALRVVELPVSRGVRALDFKRVRGGFLVQDQFLFDPSDHDWRVATERQPSEREWSDLRFSWAAVVSVKSNAILLARDEAAIGIGAGQMSRVDSVFLAVHKARQQGHDPAGSVLASDAFFPFADNIELAAAAGVTALIQPGGSVRDADVIEAANRHGMTMVMTGRRQFRH; encoded by the coding sequence ATGCCCCGCGCACTGATCTCGGTCAGCGACAAACGGGGGATCGTCGTCTTCGCCGAAGGGCTGGCACAGCTCGGCTGGGAGATCATCTCGACCGGTGGAACGGCGGCCGCGCTCCGTGCCGCCGGTCTGACGGTCACCTCGGTGGACCAGGTGACCGGATTCCCCGAGCTGCTCGACGGACGGATCAAGACGCTCCATCCCGCCGTGCACGGGGCACTGCTCGCCCGGCGGGATCGCCCCGAGCATCTGGCCGCCGTGGCCGAGCACGGGATCGTTCCCATCGATCTGGTGGCGGTCAATCTCTATCCGTTCCAGATGACCATCGCCCGCCCCGAGACGCTGTTCGAGGACGCGGTCGAGAACATCGATATCGGCGGCCCCTCGATGCTCAGGAGCGCCGCCAAGAACCACCAGTTCGTGCTGCCGGTGGTCGATCCGACCGACTACCCCAAGGTCCTGGCCCTGCTGCGGAAGGGACCGATCGGGGACGAGCTGCGCCGCGAGTTCGCGGCCAAGGTGTTCGCCCACACGGCCGACTACGATGCCGCCATCGCCGCGTACCTCACCGCCAAGGAGGACGGCCTGCCGCCGCGGTTGGGGATCGCGATGGAGCGGGTGCAGACGCTGCGCTACGGTGAGAACCCGTCCCAGCGCGCCGCCCTCTACGTCACCGAGGAGCCGCGCGGCATGCGGGACCTCACCCAGCGGCAGGGGAAGGAGCTCTCGTTCAACAATCTGCTGGACGTCGACGCGGCGATGTGGGCGGTGGCCTGCTGGTCCAACCGGCCGGCCTGCGGCGTGATCAAGCACACGACGCCCTGCGGCGTGGCGGTCGCGTCCTCGGCGCTGGAGGCCTTCCGCAAGGCGCGCGCGACCGATCCGGTCTCCGCCTTCGGTTCGGTGGTCGCGTTCAACACGGTGGTGGATCGCGCCACCGCGGAGGCGATGAGCGATCTCTTCGTGGAGGTGGTGGTCGCCCCATCCTTTCACGAGGAGGCGCTCCGGGTCTTCGCCGCCAAGAAAGCGCTCCGGGTGGTGGAGCTGCCGGTGAGCCGGGGGGTCAGGGCGCTGGACTTCAAGCGGGTGCGCGGTGGCTTCCTGGTGCAGGACCAGTTCCTGTTCGACCCGTCGGACCACGACTGGCGGGTGGCCACCGAGCGCCAGCCGTCCGAGCGCGAGTGGAGCGACCTGCGTTTCAGCTGGGCGGCCGTCGTGTCGGTCAAGTCCAATGCGATCCTGCTTGCCCGCGACGAGGCGGCCATCGGCATCGGGGCTGGCCAGATGAGCCGGGTCGACAGCGTCTTTCTCGCCGTCCACAAGGCCCGCCAGCAGGGTCACGATCCGGCCGGCAGCGTGCTCGCCTCGGACGCGTTCTTCCCCTTCGCCGATAACATCGAGCTTGCGGCGGCGGCGGGCGTGACCGCGCTCATCCAACCGGGCGGCTCCGTGCGCGACGCCGACGTCATCGAGGCGGCCAACCGGCATGGGATGACCATGGTGATGACCGGCCGCCGCCAGTTCCGACACTAG
- the purN gene encoding phosphoribosylglycinamide formyltransferase, with translation MTMRVAVAVSGRGSNLQALLRALGPGAPARVVLVLSDRPEAGALEHARSHGVPAEVLSQPSDAAEWLARLERHRTELVVLAGYLKLVPAPVVARFRDRILNIHPALLPAFGGKGMYGHRVHEAVLASGARESGATVHLVDEAYDRGAVLGQARVPVLPGDTADTLAARVLEVEHRLLPAAVLAAAAAGHPVPIPEPMESVP, from the coding sequence ATGACCATGCGCGTCGCCGTCGCCGTCTCCGGGCGCGGCAGCAATCTCCAGGCGCTGCTGCGCGCGCTCGGCCCCGGGGCTCCGGCGCGAGTGGTCCTGGTGCTGTCCGACCGGCCGGAGGCCGGCGCGCTGGAGCACGCGCGCAGCCACGGAGTTCCGGCCGAGGTGCTCTCCCAGCCATCCGACGCGGCCGAATGGCTGGCGCGGCTGGAGCGACACCGTACGGAGCTCGTCGTCCTCGCCGGCTATCTCAAGCTGGTCCCGGCGCCGGTCGTCGCCCGCTTCCGCGACCGCATTCTCAACATTCATCCCGCGCTGCTTCCCGCCTTCGGCGGCAAGGGGATGTACGGCCACCGGGTGCATGAGGCCGTGCTGGCCAGCGGCGCGCGGGAGAGCGGCGCCACCGTGCATCTGGTCGACGAGGCGTACGACCGCGGCGCGGTGCTCGGGCAGGCGCGGGTGCCGGTGCTCCCCGGCGATACGGCCGACACCCTGGCCGCGCGGGTGCTGGAGGTGGAGCATCGACTGCTGCCGGCCGCCGTGTTGGCCGCCGCCGCGGCCGGTCACCCGGTGCCGATTCCCGAACCGATGGAGTCCGTCCCGTGA
- a CDS encoding HAD family hydrolase: MSRRRAAFLDRDGTLIEDLHYLRDAAAVRLLPGVAAAIRMLNDAAILAVVATNQSGIARGRLSEAEYRATQRRLDELLAEEGARLDGHYHCPHLPEITGPCDCRKPGPGLYREAARDLDIDLAASWWIGDRLRDLAAARLFGGHGALLLTGAGREEALLPDARSWVIVPDLETAAGRMVGQGEAG, translated from the coding sequence GTGAGCCGGCGTCGCGCGGCGTTCCTCGACCGCGACGGCACGCTGATCGAAGATCTCCACTACCTCCGCGATGCCGCCGCGGTGCGGCTCCTGCCAGGGGTGGCGGCAGCTATCCGCATGCTCAACGATGCCGCCATCCTCGCCGTCGTGGCCACCAACCAGTCGGGCATCGCCCGCGGACGGCTCAGCGAGGCCGAGTATCGGGCCACCCAACGGCGGCTGGACGAGCTGCTGGCGGAGGAAGGCGCGCGGCTCGACGGCCACTACCACTGTCCCCACCTGCCCGAGATCACCGGCCCGTGCGACTGCCGAAAGCCCGGACCCGGGCTCTACCGCGAGGCCGCGCGCGATCTCGACATCGACCTCGCCGCGAGCTGGTGGATCGGCGACCGGCTGAGAGATCTGGCCGCCGCACGATTGTTCGGCGGCCACGGCGCCTTGTTGCTCACCGGCGCGGGCCGCGAGGAGGCGCTGCTGCCGGACGCGCGATCGTGGGTGATCGTTCCCGACCTGGAGACGGCGGCGGGGAGAATGGTGGGGCAGGGTGAGGCAGGGTGA